tttttttttctatttataaAACATAAGTTCGGctaacaagttatcagccgaactatgTTTTTTTAAAACATACATAGGTTCGGCCAGTAACTTGTCAgccgaattttgatatttttcgtATATGAAAAATACTCAAAGGTTGATCGGctaataacttgtcagccgaacttaGACTTTGTGAAACATATCTAGGTTCAGCTGACAAGTTACCAGCCGAACTTAACATTGTAACCGCCGAACTAAGATTCGAGTTAAAATCAGGAGATCTGAACTTGGTATTGTTCTTCATAAACTGAGGTCGGCTAATATTTTCGTGTTTGATTATTAGCTGAACTGCTCATCAGCACTTTCAAAATGAAGAACAATAAGAAGTTCGGCTAATAATATGTTTCCATTTCCAGCCAAACTTCATTCTGTAATCGACATAAAACCATGATTTTTCGATTTAAACATAATCTATCAATCGGACACAAGAAAATATGACTTGGGTTTATGGGAGATTCTTTGTGTTGTAAATTTTCTTGCagtgaaagaagaaagaaaggaagattttaaaaaaaaaaaattatagaaaattattgtatttaaaattttaattagttaattaATCAAGGATATCTAAATAAATTAACCACGTATGTAATAGACATCCCTTATCACCCCACACTAATTACGATCATCACTATGTACATGTTTTGGAAGTGTCTCGTGTATATACCGAACTAATCAACCAATAGTCTAAGGAAAGGTGGTGTGTACGTATATGGGTTAAAAAATGGACCAAGAGTTTATACCTCGGCCCTCTAAATCTGCCTTTACCCAACTAACTCCAATCCTTTGATTCCGTCTGACTCTATCTAGCCAGCCGCTAACTTAACTTGAAGTACGATGCTGGCTCACGGTTCTTAAGGTTTATTTTGGTGAGTGAATTTAGAGGCTGGAAACTTGACTTTGGGGACACAAGTTCAACCGAGGGTTAATGTTTCTTGATGCTGGCTCGTGATTCTTGAAGTTTCAACCCAATAAGATATAGCTTTTTGATCGAGATTGAAAGACCAATTTTAATGCGGATTAAGGCTATCGAAAGAACTATGTAGCTTAAACAAAAAACAGATTCCTAATCAgcctaaaattattttttttttatttatttttcttttgagcCCAGAGCGCCTAAAACTAATTCGAAGACCAATTTAGTACAACCtggtaggggtgagcatgggctggttttcacctcatccgcatccaatccaatgcaCTACGGATTTTAAATTTAGCATCtccatccaatccaacatccaacggatgcacatccaatggatgcacggattgGATACGGATAATCTAAtagatttgttttagttaaaatttatgaCAAAGAAATAAACTCAACATAAGTAATAACTtcttataaaacctacatatcctatatatatatatatatatacaaatatataagTGCTACGGACAACATCCCAAATAAACATATTAAAAATCATAATTTATCTATAGTATTTTCTAAAACTATATAAATCcccttaatttaacggatatggatgccCAACGAATTTTTAAGGTTGCATCCGTACTCAATTCGTCATCCGTTGGATTTCTAAAATTCCATCCGCGTCCAACCCATTAACAAACGGTCCGGACATCCATCCGCAAAAATACGGTTGATCCCGGTTAAATCCACGGATTACGGGCCAAATACTCACCCCTACAACCTGGTCATATTACGTTCAAAAAAGTTTCTAAGTTATCCTAATGAGCctaaaactgtttttttttagCCCAAAGAGCCTAAGACTAATTCGAAGACCAATTTAGAACTCTAACCTGGTCATATTACGTTCAAAaaagtttctaagtaaaattATATATACTAGATGTGCGACCGTGCGCTGCACGGGCTCAGATTGGTTgcctaccatttttttttaaaatcaatatcacattgaatttcatttttaatttttcttttcatcgTAAGAATGTCTAATGTTGTTTTCTCATATCTCAGCAAGAAATTATTCAATGTGATTGTCGTTTTAACAACCTTGTTTCGTGAAGGGGGTTTATTGTAGAAATTTTATATCTTCTTACCCATCTTTATCAGTTCCCATACAATGTTATCAATTATTTCTTTATCAGTTAATAGTTATGTTACTTCATTTTTTCCGGATAATTCAAGATATCTTGACATTCCATTGCGAGAAACCAGCTTTTCGATCAAATTTTACAAGTCTTGATTGCTTATCCAAATTATCTAAATTTGTGTTATCCGTTGATCGAAGTTTACAATGACACAAACTGGAAGATTGAAGGGTGTTTTGAATAATTTAGTATTCTACGATATTTAAAAAAGATAATTATTTGATAATAAATTTATCTATAAGTTAATATGATATTgattaatatataaattaataattattaccAGTTAACTATAACATATCGCTTAGTTAACAAATTTTGATGGTCTCAACATCATTAGTTTATAGAGTTTAACCTGTATTCTTCTATGCAACGGATTGCTTATTGCGTAAATTGCCTTTTATAATAGgtaattaataaaaaatttaaaccaaATTAGATTTTTTCAATGCTACGTACACAACATCgttttcttttaatcatattttcgaTTTGGTGTGCAaggggcttcgccccgccccttggctacatatttttgatttggtgcagCGGGAAAAATGCATTAAATTAGTGGAGAAAGGatatgaaatctatttttttcACAGATGTGAGTTTTTTCCTCTTTATATATTAATAATTTGGAAAAAAGAGTCCAAATATATTAGGTACTCGACTTTTAAATTGAGTTTGGATTTCCATAAAATTCTATATCAACGGCGAGTTAAGTTTTACTTTTCCATTAAATTAAGTTcatattttttaaaatcaaaatttagTATGGAAAAAATTTCGTCATAGGTGATTTGACGGAGATATTGTCCACTTTAGACAGTGTTACTAACGTACAATTAAGTATTTGGTTAAATATGGTGTAAGGAAATTAATTAGATTAAACTCTCACAGAAGTGTTGTCTAGCTTACTTTTTATTGACATCGTTACTAACAAACGATTAAATACTTAatgtaaacaaagtgtaaccCAATTTTTAATATTTCGATCAATAGAGTTATGCCAAGTGTTCTTACTATAGTTTCTACATAAGAAAACGCCTATTTTAACTAATAAAAATtgaggatttcatcaccgtttaatgTGAGAATTTATTTTGCCAAGTCCTTTAAGAAGGAAGACGTCCATCTAAATCTAAATACATAAAAGTGACCGGAAGTAACCACACACAAGAAATTCTTTTTAAAAATTCAACATGTAAAATATGCCATCGTGGCTGAAATTCAGCTTAATTTGCTTTTCCAACAATAAATAAAACTATTAGTTCGTGGTTaataaattacaaaaaaaagTTTAGCCTCTCGTAATTACGATTTCAGAAGTTACATTCCTTGTGGAACTTGGATGGCAAGGCgagaaaaaaaaccatggtctaaATGGGATATACTGGCTTTTACTTCTTAACGTGGGAATATATGCAGTGGATTATGTGTTCGAGGTACGTGCTAAGAGATCCTTCCCTAATTTTTTATCTATTTTTGCCATATCATGGTACGCTCATCTAAGTGTACTCTGTTTACAGCCAACGATGGTCAAAAAACTATATTTGTACCACTATCAGCCTGCTTGCTACCAATTTGTGACTGCGGCAGTTTGTCATGCTAGCTGGTGGGGCTTTCTGAAATTCTGACGAGTTCTTTAACTTTTTGTATCTGTatctattaaaaaataaaaaaaatcttttttgcaAGGCCAAACACTATGGTAGCCATTTTACTTGGCTGTAGCCACGTTACCGCGAAGACCAACTCTTACAGGCCGTCCCGTAGTTATGATGTGGCGAAATCTTTTGTCTCGGCTAAGTGATGTCCGACGGAAGGTCAATTTTTGCAGTATATTGAACTCGGTTTCCATCAATTTTTCCGTATTCCATTTGTAACATATCTGCTAAATTATAGAGATTTTTCCAGTTTATACACTAGAACTGCGAAATATCCGATCTAAAAACAGTTGACAAAAGCTCAGTTTCCGTATTCATAGGCCAATATATGCACCCCTGCCATAGTTGTTGCAATGTTGCTGTCTTTTGAGTTTGCTGTATTGAAATTTGAAACTATAGGCAAGCAAAATGGCCAACCATAGAGCTTAGCCTAATTGGTTTACTTTAGTGGTggtggatgttttttttttttttttctcttcatttAGACGTCTGTGCTAATATTGGCGATAACTTTAACAGGAAGCATCTCTTTGGCAACCTATTTGACTTGTACTTTTTCGGTAAATTCTTAATCCGCTTTGTTTCTGACGTTTGTTCACAAAATCATGTAAATGTAAACTATTGAGAGGTAAGAATTTATATAATATATCTAATTTCATATCTCTAACAGGAAAGGTTATTCAGGAGGAGTCTGGAGACTTTGCACTGTGGGTTTGGTATATTCTGACAGGGTTTATGGGTAACGTTATGTCATGGTTCATTCTCCCAGAGAACACAATCTCTGTTGGAGCCTCTGGTGCTGTATACGGCCTCTTTGCTATTAGTCTTTTTGTCAAGGTATGTCCTCGATACTTTTGGAATCAGTACAAGATCACTGGAAGATTCAAATTAGATAATTGTCTTAATTAAATGCTTACTTGCAGATGCATTTTGTATGGACGGATATGGTTGTACTGCTCATCCTTGCCTACGACTTTCAGTCAAGGGTAAGCTATATATGTCTCTTTTTACAAATACATAAGATTAATGAGGAATGTCATTTATCGTAGTCGATAGTAATCCAGTAGTGCATTTGGTGGACTAGGTGAGAATTGAACTACAGTATTCAGTGGAATTGTTGGAGATCAATCAACGTTATCGACGGCCTACCGGTCACATTGCTCATGTGTCAGGTGCTGTCACAGGTGTAAGTTTGGGATGCCTCCGTGCCATGGTGCCTATGCTCGTTCTGAACCTTGCGATCAAGGTATATTATATTTCAATCCCCCAATCAAGATTGGCTACAGATGGACACTTAAACTGATGGCAACACAAACTACATGTGTTCTAAAGGATAGGAGATCAAATTCATACTGTTGTTGCTGCTACTTGTACTAGTTATGTGGGAATGTTATTCTTTCTGACTGAACTACTTTTTTAATTGATGTTGCGAATGTGAAATCTTGCTATTTTGAGAACACCGCATTGCGAATACTATCTTATTTAGCAGGACCAATTCTAGTTTGCTTGTCACAGAAACTGGATTTTCCGGTTATATGCTTGGTTTCCCACCTGCTTCTCTCCTTTGAGCAGCGATTTTCTTTCTTGATTGTAGAttatttttctcttctctttttgttgGCTAACAACGAGTACGATTTCATAGCTATATCCGGGATCCGAACTAGAACAGCTAACCTGATTCCTTTTGCAcatcaagaattagaattccCGTATGCTGGTAAGTTATTCTAGAATGGCTACATATTGGAACAGCTAGATTAAAGAGAAAAAACGTGGAGAAATTGGGGGATACTTTTCATTGCAGTCGGCATTGTTTTTcaatatcaactacaacaatcgGCCGACTACAACAAAAAAGTATTCCCCAATTTATGAGGGTATTCACAAATATgggttccaaaaaaaaataatgtaatAACTATTTAACCAAGGTTCGACAATTGAAGTTACAAATGCTAAAAGTTCCAGGGTCAGTATTCttcttttctctgatttccttttTCTCGAATCTAGTAACGAGCTGTGTGGTGTCAATGGGCGGAGCAACGAGGTACTGCTTGTGAGTGGGGGGCTTATATTTCAACATCTCAACAATATGCTTCATGCCACATTAGTGAATAAGATAGAAGACCAACTGGATATCGCTAATTTTCCAATACCTGATTCTCATACGCTTGATCTCTTACTTGTAGCTGTACGTGCACAGTcaatgctatatagaaatagaaCCCATAAATCTTTGCATATGACTGCAAATCTAGTACTCCCATATGAATTAGCATGAACCTCGTCGTTGACATTATATTGCTAACTGTTCAAGTTAGTGATGGAGGAACCTTATGTGGGAGAGTAGAGTATACCTCAGAAGAAACTTGGAACGCAGATACGATGTTGAATTGTCACTATTTATCTTGATGATTATGAATTACATATTTACATGTAAGACAATGGGACAATGAGGCATAGTTTATTGCAAAAGCCCAACAACA
The nucleotide sequence above comes from Papaver somniferum cultivar HN1 chromosome 8, ASM357369v1, whole genome shotgun sequence. Encoded proteins:
- the LOC113306386 gene encoding rhomboid-like protein 11, chloroplastic, coding for MMFKLLKSHPTCFGINPNHYAIICCPYIIAIDRIARSVSHRLYNDKASRFQFENKAVLSVLPLYLLLQLVICEVTFLVELGWQGEKKNHGLNGIYWLLLLNVGIYAVDYVFEPTMVKKLYLYHYQPACYQFVTAAVCHASWKHLFGNLFDLYFFGKVIQEESGDFALWVWYILTGFMGNVMSWFILPENTISVGASGAVYGLFAISLFVKMHFVWTDMVVLLILAYDFQSRVRIELQYSVELLEINQRYRRPTGHIAHVSGAVTGVSLGCLRAMVPMLVLNLAIKVYYISIPQSRLATDGHLN